A window from Salvia miltiorrhiza cultivar Shanhuang (shh) chromosome 2, IMPLAD_Smil_shh, whole genome shotgun sequence encodes these proteins:
- the LOC131008381 gene encoding uncharacterized protein LOC131008381, which translates to MVVALGPGKFYSSSLQRPRFYTNVKFNNERIFKRSPIPNKSVIKLVVSRREEDEIRSEIDKTLSPPRAPVAIKRRQVVGLLDEDGEDEVAAAKRGPVRKLGDDFERVARESGMASNAGGESGGAAAAARTRK; encoded by the exons ATGGTTGTGGCATTAGGTCCGGGGAAGTTCTACAGCAGCAGCCTGCAGCGGCCGCGCTTCTACACCAACGTGAAATTCAACAACGAGAGG ATCTTCAAGAGATCCCCAATTCCGAATAAATCCGTCATAAAACTGGTCGTCTCTCGCCGCGAGGAGGATGAGATCCGAAGTGAGATCGACAAAACCCTCTCCCCGCCGCGCGCTCCGGTAGCGATTAAGCGGCGCCAGGTGGTAGGATTGCTGGACGAGGACGGGGAAGATGAGGTGGCGGCGGCGAAGAGAGGCCCGGTGAGGAAATTGGGGGATGATTTTGAGAGGGTCGCCAGGGAAAGCGGGATGGCGAGCAACGCCGGCGGCGAAAGTGGAGGCGCTGCCGCCGCGGCGAGGacgagaaaataa
- the LOC131012212 gene encoding protein ALP1-like: MSSSTNSSNNNSSSNSSSEEEVHVDPAQLPPLPDPTQAPDLFFMRCAVNFMQVASSYRFDPPPQRPAKKRTVVHRDREGGAERLHRDYFAVEPVYGPQFFRRRFRMSRELFLRIVNALEVDPYFQQRSDAVGRVGFSPIQKCTAAIRQLAYGNSADCCDEYLRIGETTALECLKKFCKAVVRIFGGTYLRRPTTADVQRITAMHEARHGFPGMLGSLDCMHWGWKNCPIAWHGAYTRGDQGEPTIILEAVASQDLWIWHAFFGVAGSNNDINVLHQSTLFNDVLAGHAAAVHFIANNSHHTRGYYLTDGIYPDWPVFVKSFQFPNDEKKRRFKVMQEAARKDVERAFGVLQARWGIIKGPSRLWKSEQMSSIMFACIILHNMIIEEEGGNASNFDGDDGEGPSSTPQTQFNSGAPPEFAAYLARNASLKDARLHARLRDDLVEHIWARFGPVDP, from the coding sequence ATGtcttcatccaccaattcttccaacaataattcttcctcaaattcttcatccgaagaagaagttcatgttgatcccgcacaacttcctcctcttcccgatcctactcaagcccccgatttattttttatgagatgtgcTGTGAATTTTATGCAAGTAGCAAGTTCATATCGGTTCGATCCACCTCCACAACGCCCGGCGAAAAAGCGGACAGTGGTTCATCGTGACCGTGAAGGTGGAGCCGAGCGCCTCCATCGCGATTATTTCGCCGTCGAGCCTGTTTATGGGCCACAATTCTTTCGCCGTCGATTTCGCATGAGCCGGGAGTTGTTTCTACGCATTGTCAATGCGCTAGAAGTCGATCCTTACTTCCAACAACGTTCGGATGCTGTTGGCCGGGTGGGCTTCTCCCCGATCCAGAAGTGCACTGCCGCTATTCGACAATTGGCATACGGAAATTCTGCTGATTGTTGTGATGAATATCTCCGTATAGGAGAGACGACGGCGTTGGAATGCTTGAAGAAATTCTGCAAGGCCGTCGTTCGTATCTTTGGCGGCACGTATTTGAGGCGGCCAACAACTGCCGATGTGCAACGCATCACTGCAATGCACGAAGCCCGCCATGGGTTCCCGGGAATGTTGGGGAGcctagactgcatgcattggggaTGGAAGAATTGCCCCATTGCTTGGCACGGCGCCTACACTCGAGGGGATCAAGGCGAGCCAACAATTATATTAGAGGCCGTTGCTTCACAAGATTTATGGATCTGGCATGCATTCTTTGGAGTCGCTGGGtccaacaacgacatcaacgtgctcCACCAGTCCACGCTATTCAACGATGTTTTAGCGGGGCATGCAGCGGCTGTGCACTTCATCGCCAACAATTCTCACCATACTCGAGGATACTACTTAACAGACGGCATCTATCCGGACTGGCCGGTGTTCGTGAAGAGCTTCCAGTTTCCGAACGATGAGAAGAAGCGGAGGTTCAAGGTGATGCAAGAAGCTGCAAGGAAGGATGTGGAACGAGCTTTCGGTGTTCTTCAGGCTCGGTGGGGTATAATTAAGGGACCGTCACGTTTGTGGAAGTCggagcaaatgagttcgatcatgtttgcatgcatcatattgcacaacatgatcattgagGAAGAAGGTGGAAATGCAAGTAATTTCGACGGTGACGACGGCGAGGGACCAAGTTCTACTCCTCAAACACAATTCAATTCCGGAGCACCACCGGAGTTCGCCGCCTATTTGGCACGGAATGCAAGCTTGAAGGATGCACGATTGCATGCTCGCCTCCGCGACGATTTGGTTGAGCATATATGGGCACGCTTTGGTCCGGTTGACCCGTAG